A portion of the Punica granatum isolate Tunisia-2019 chromosome 7, ASM765513v2, whole genome shotgun sequence genome contains these proteins:
- the LOC116213516 gene encoding uncharacterized protein LOC116213516: protein MTLEDFFTLTEMKDGLTATSRVEELVAVMQKEKDSAVNPVDAIRQWAAVASIIASTDNKDCLDLFVQLGGLLFIDRWLKDAENFGSKNGDSFEEESITALLLALEKLCIDKERSISSGIWVTVGHLLDHHNVKVQNRARAVFGNWNHGDSDALCRQLESSAPVNEGASGRGDVGREIGEVECSPSSIPSRGEKEDTESCVSEAMRTDNLPSQSSNATEPERLEDVQTKHEENQLRSNMVIDTCDSSCDPLLSSIDAPGHEQEGTDVQEKTSIETCGPDVSHSSSFDKTDMVPPEDKKPVDKLNSGPENSSILAATDAFEQANVSSDAEAVTSEEIAAVSVGTKMDVDESNHHAEAAAVPDHQTPATEPQIETVEVPKVVEDNDCSSDAAKNAPDNKLVSEKLDGLDNSLLSKEVGAATKCKETARDRYKEVSNLSALYGGRKGNRRSKRARGKKSTIELEYGILDALDIARQVAKEVEREVTDYKEPFCSTSSERSSGGIIGEPMSPDSINDSASSPSDTSSDELSTGESQSAEGDGRRSTRSGNGDSKTKDPVEDVASSHMTEAKVKTDKGFDLNEEVCSDDGGSKALFNEELRDSSSQVHKRLDIDLNMAEAGEDTSIFPATGNHIPASSSVNSKGSSGEANQGRSERPNLDLNSTGDDDDDVVISDSHHFTGRICPSPASSSSQMQPHERNFDLNDQPYSSFNDPFSDQASHHNSPSCGTRSLGRPGKPTVDPFISIMGTKVEISKGGLVPQRTSDLSNGKTTLEPSSGGAPGLGPAVSSLYSPPSRCSALPTGHTISFSPYGPNEPTRYVVDPRVAPILPGAPGPTPALYSPYSMPFAMSLNAGPSQPQFDLNSNFSVDGANRDPGFLMQLFPPSHVKATGEHPSALLHPFSGSIVGGKRKEPESGWDPYSVSYGQFQSPWK from the coding sequence ATGACACTAGAGGATTTCTTTACTCTAACTGAGATGAAAGATGGGCTCACTGCTACGTCTCGCGTCGAGGAGCTGGTCGCAGTCATGCAGAAAGAAAAGGACTCTGCTGTGAATCCTGTCGACGCAATTAGGCAGTGGGCAGCTGTTGCAAGCATCATTGCCTCAACTGACAATAAAGATTGTCTTGATCTTTTTGTTCAACTAGGGGGACTTTTGTTCATAGATAGGTGGCTTAAGGATGCTGAAAATTTTGGCAGTAAGAATGGTGATAGCTTTGAAGAAGAGTCAATAACTGCTCTGTTACTTGCTCTGGAGAAGTTATGTATAGACAAGGAGAGATCAATTTCTTCGGGTATTTGGGTTACTGTGGGTCACCTTCTTGACCACCACAATGTCAAGGTGCAGAATAGAGCTAGAGCTGTATTTGGTAATTGGAACCATGGGGATAGTGATGCTCTGTGCCGGCAGCTAGAAAGCAGTGCACCTGTAAATGAAGGAGCTTCAGGTAGAGGGGATGTGGGAAGAGAGATCGGTGAAGTGGAATGTTCTCCTTCAAGTATCCCTTCTCGTGGAGAGAAAGAGGATACAGAAAGTTGTGTTTCAGAAGCTATGAGGACCGATAACTTGCCATCACAGAGTTCAAATGCCACCGAACCAGAGAGACTTGAAGATGTACAGACAAAGCATGAAGAAAATCAGCTCAGATCTAACATGGTAATAGACACATGTGATAGTTCTTGCGATCCTTTATTATCCTCTATTGATGCGCCAGGCCATGAACAGGAGGGGACCGATGTCCAGGAAAAAACTAGTATTGAAACTTGTGGCCCTGATGTTTCACATTCCAGCAGTTTTGACAAGACAGATATGGTACCGCCTGAAGACAAGAAGCCAGTGGATAAGCTCAATAGTGGTCCGGAAAATTCGAGCATTCTAGCTGCTACAGATGCATTTGAGCAAGCAAACGTGTCTTCAGATGCTGAAGCTGTTACATCAGAAGAGATTGCAGCAGTTTCTGTGGGAACAAAGATGGATGTTGATGAGAGTAATCACCATGCTGAAGCTGCTGCTGTTCCTGATCATCAAACACCTGCTACTGAACCTCAAATTGAGACGGTTGAGGTCCCTAAAGTTGTTGAAGATAACGATTGCAGTTCTGACGCTGCAAAGAACGCTCCTGATAACAAGCTGGTCTCTGAGAAGCTTGATGGTTTAGATAATTCCCTTTTGTCGAAGGAAGTTGGTGCAGCTACTAAATGCAAGGAAACTGCGCGGGATAGATACAAGGAGGTATCAAATCTTAGTGCTTTATATGGAGGACGAAAAGGTAACAGGCGTTCCAAAAGGGCTCGTGGGAAGAAGTCTACCATCGAACTTGAGTATGGAATTCTTGATGCGTTAGACATAGCTCGCCAAGTAGCTAAAGAGGTGGAGAGGGAAGTGACAGATTACAAAGAACCATTCTGCAGCACTTCTTCGGAGAGAAGTTCAGGAGGTATAATTGGAGAGCCCATGAGCCCAGACTCAATTAATGACAGCGCCTCCTCACCCAGTGACACTTCCTCAGATGAATTATCAACAGGAGAGAGTCAATCTGCTGAGGGTGATGGAAGAAGGTCCACGAGGTCAGGTAATGGAGATTCAAAAACTAAAGATCCTGTGGAGGATGTGGCGTCCTCTCATATGACCGAAGCCAAAGTCAAGACCGACAAGGGTTTTGATTTGAATGAAGAAGTCTGTTCAGATGATGGTGGTAGTAAAGCTCTCTTCAATGAGGAGCTCCGTGATAGTTCCAGTCAGGTGCATAAGCGACTGGATATCGATCTGAACATGGCCGAAGCTGGGGAGGACACATCAATTTTTCCTGCGACGGGAAACCATATTCCAGCTTCATCGAGTGTGAATTCAAAGGGCTCTTCAGGGGAAGCTAATCAAGGAAGATCAGAGAGGCCCAATCTTGATTTGAATTCAAcgggtgatgatgatgatgatgtggtGATCTCCGATAGCCACCATTTTACTGGCCGTATCTGCCCATCTCCCGCCTCTTCATCGTCGCAGATGCAGCCTCATGAAAGGAATTTTGACTTGAACGACCAGCCCTATTCTTCTTTCAACGATCCTTTCTCGGACCAAGCTTCCCATCACAATTCACCTTCTTGTGGCACAAGAAGCTTGGGGAGGCCGGGGAAGCCTACAGTGGACCCCTTTATCTCCATTATGGGGACTAAAGTAGAGATCAGCAAAGGTGGTCTTGTCCCTCAGAGAACGTCAGATCTGTCTAATGGCAAGACTACTCTTGAGCCTTCTTCAGGTGGTGCTCCCGGGTTAGGTCCTGCTGTTTCTTCCCTTTACTCTCCCCCGTCTCGGTGCAGTGCCTTGCCAACAGGGCATACAATATCGTTCTCCCCATATGGGCCCAACGAACCAACTCGCTATGTGGTTGACCCACGGGTTGCCCCAATCCTCCCTGGGGCTCCAGGGCCTACTCCAGCTCTCTATTCTCCTTACTCCATGCCGTTCGCGATGAGCTTGAATGCAGGACCTTCACAGCCTCAGTTCGACTTGAACTCGAATTTCTCAGTTGATGGGGCGAACCGGGACCCAGGTTTCCTCATGCAGCTCTTCCCACCTTCTCATGTCAAGGCTACAGGTGAACATCCCAGCGCTCTCCTTCACCCTTTCTCTGGTTCTATTGTCGGAGGCAAGAGGAAGGAGCCCGAGAGCGGTTGGGACCCCTATTCGGTCAGCTATGGGCAGTTTCAATCACCCTGGAAGTGA